One Solidesulfovibrio sp. DNA segment encodes these proteins:
- a CDS encoding lactate utilization protein B: MSAKGHDFGRAAARALDDRESRAILDKAIHHIDLLRQRSVSAMPDFAARRARAVAVRQHSLDHLPELLETLEASVTAAGGQVHFATDAPQAAAIVTGILTARGVRLAVKGKSMVSEEIGLNAALGAAGIEAVETDLGEYIIQLAGQTPSHILAPALHVSKEQVSDLFRDKLGRTSTDIPEMTRIARDSLRQKFLAADAGITGANIAVAETGTVVVLENEGNIRLSASCPPVHVALMSLEKVVATLHDAAAVLDILPPSATGQALPVHLSFFTGRRRDGERDGPTDMHLVILDNGRSDILADPELRDILRCIRCGACLNVCPVYQAVGGHAYGAVYPGPMGSVLSGLLAGAAGDPRQPFACTHCAACAGACPAGIDHPRLLQELRHRLAASHADPAAAAFAALARHPWLFDGAAAVARAVDPELSRTAALAPDSAVGRFLRGRRFPGLARPFSRRWREAAKRPANAGKGERS, from the coding sequence ATGAGCGCGAAGGGACACGATTTCGGCCGGGCGGCGGCCAGGGCCCTCGACGACCGCGAGAGCCGGGCCATCCTGGACAAGGCCATCCACCACATCGACCTCTTGCGGCAGCGCTCCGTCAGCGCCATGCCCGACTTCGCCGCGCGCCGGGCCCGGGCCGTGGCCGTGCGGCAGCACAGCCTGGACCATCTGCCCGAGTTGCTGGAGACCCTGGAAGCGAGCGTCACCGCGGCCGGCGGCCAGGTCCATTTCGCCACCGACGCTCCCCAGGCGGCGGCCATCGTCACGGGCATCCTCACCGCGCGCGGCGTGCGCCTGGCGGTCAAGGGCAAGTCCATGGTCAGCGAGGAGATCGGGCTCAACGCCGCCCTGGGGGCGGCCGGCATCGAGGCCGTGGAGACCGACCTCGGCGAATACATCATCCAGTTGGCCGGCCAGACGCCCTCGCACATCCTGGCCCCGGCCCTGCACGTGTCCAAGGAGCAGGTGTCGGACCTTTTTCGCGACAAGCTCGGCCGCACCAGCACGGACATCCCGGAGATGACCCGCATCGCCCGCGACAGCCTGCGGCAGAAGTTCCTGGCCGCCGACGCCGGCATCACCGGGGCCAACATCGCCGTGGCCGAAACCGGCACCGTGGTCGTGCTGGAAAACGAGGGCAACATCCGGCTGTCCGCCTCCTGCCCGCCGGTGCACGTGGCGCTGATGAGCCTGGAAAAGGTCGTGGCCACGCTCCATGACGCGGCCGCGGTCCTGGACATCCTGCCGCCCTCGGCCACGGGCCAGGCCCTGCCCGTGCACCTGTCGTTTTTCACCGGCAGGCGCCGCGACGGCGAACGCGACGGCCCGACGGACATGCACCTGGTCATTCTGGACAACGGCCGTTCGGACATCCTGGCCGACCCGGAGCTGCGCGACATTTTGCGCTGCATCCGCTGCGGCGCCTGCTTAAACGTCTGTCCGGTCTACCAGGCCGTGGGCGGCCACGCCTACGGCGCCGTCTACCCCGGCCCCATGGGCTCGGTCCTGTCCGGGCTGCTGGCCGGCGCCGCCGGGGACCCCAGGCAGCCCTTCGCCTGCACCCACTGCGCCGCCTGCGCCGGGGCCTGCCCGGCCGGCATCGACCACCCGCGCCTGCTCCAGGAATTGCGCCACCGCCTGGCCGCCAGTCATGCCGACCCGGCCGCCGCAGCCTTCGCCGCCCTGGCTCGCCATCCCTGGCTTTTCGACGGCGCGGCGGCCGTGGCCCGGGCCGTGGACCCCGAACTTTCGCGCACCGCCGCCCTGGCCCCGGATTCGGCCGTGGGCCGGTTCCTGCGGGGCCGGCGGTTTCCCGGGCTGGCCAGGCCGTTTTCCCGGCGCTGGCGGGAGGCGGCCAAACGGCCGGCCAATGCCGGCAAGGGGGAGCGGTCATGA
- a CDS encoding (Fe-S)-binding protein — MDVYLFVPCLVEHVLPQVGEATVAVLTRAGVSPRLPAGQTCCGQFAYKRGRAEAVVPLAKRFIELFAQASAVVCPSASCVAMVRRYPELFDAADPWRDRAARLAARTYELGEYLVDVLGCPDLGARLPLTATLHESCQATRVLGVGDHTKRLLAAVDGLELVPLPHPERCCGFGGGFSVEYPEVSLAILEKKIGDILESGARAVITAEPSCLLNIASALAKRGSAVRPLHLAEVLAGGAA; from the coding sequence GTGGACGTGTATCTTTTCGTGCCCTGCCTGGTCGAGCACGTGTTGCCCCAGGTCGGCGAGGCGACCGTGGCCGTGCTTACCCGGGCGGGCGTTTCGCCGCGCCTGCCGGCCGGCCAGACCTGCTGCGGCCAGTTCGCCTACAAGCGCGGCCGAGCCGAGGCGGTCGTTCCCTTGGCCAAGCGGTTCATCGAACTGTTCGCGCAGGCCTCGGCCGTGGTGTGCCCGTCGGCGTCCTGCGTGGCCATGGTGCGGCGCTACCCCGAGCTGTTCGACGCGGCCGACCCCTGGCGGGACCGGGCCGCGCGCCTGGCCGCCCGGACCTACGAACTCGGCGAGTACCTGGTCGATGTGCTCGGCTGCCCGGACCTCGGCGCGCGCCTGCCCCTGACGGCCACCCTGCACGAGTCCTGCCAGGCCACGCGGGTCCTCGGTGTCGGGGACCATACCAAACGGCTTCTGGCCGCCGTGGACGGCCTCGAACTGGTGCCGCTGCCCCACCCCGAGCGTTGCTGCGGCTTCGGCGGCGGTTTCAGCGTCGAGTATCCGGAAGTGAGCTTGGCCATCCTGGAGAAAAAGATCGGGGACATCCTGGAATCCGGAGCCCGGGCGGTGATCACGGCCGAGCCGAGCTGCCTGCTCAACATCGCCTCGGCCCTGGCCAAGCGGGGAAGCGCCGTGCGGCCCCTGCACCTGGCCGAGGTCCTGGCCGGAGGCGCGGCATGA
- a CDS encoding citrate/2-methylcitrate synthase, with protein MSTPDTATLAYDGKSIELPVITGDHVEKAIDVRKLRGQTGWITLDPGYANTAVCQSAITHIDGENGVVLYRGYDLEELARKATFVETAMLVMFGELPTKNEREDFRVMLRDQELLHEDLLSHLDGFPPNGHPMAILSAMINAMGSYYPELYDITSQDDFRLAAAKIMSKVRTIAAFSFRKSQGLPLNYPNPNLDYCRNFLHMMFSVPFWTYEAPDPVVRALSIFMICHADQALDTSCATVRMVGSSQANLFASVSSGICALWGRHHGGASSAAIRMFEDVEAGRTTVSRIIEAAKSRTGRLMGFGQRVFHVEDPRARIIKATYEKLIATGYAKRDAFHDIAQEIEQRAGADDYFASRQLLPNTNFYSSLLLRAINFPPNMFPVITAMGNMPGWIAHWKEEVSSPDQRIHRPRQIYTGRKRHAYTPMEKRLARP; from the coding sequence ATGAGCACCCCCGATACCGCCACGTTGGCCTATGACGGAAAATCCATCGAACTCCCTGTCATCACGGGTGATCACGTCGAGAAAGCCATCGACGTGCGCAAGCTGCGCGGCCAGACCGGCTGGATCACCCTGGACCCGGGCTACGCCAACACGGCGGTGTGCCAAAGCGCCATCACCCACATCGACGGCGAAAACGGCGTGGTGCTCTACCGCGGCTACGACCTCGAGGAACTGGCCCGGAAGGCCACCTTCGTGGAAACGGCCATGCTGGTCATGTTCGGCGAACTGCCGACCAAGAACGAACGCGAGGATTTCCGCGTCATGCTGCGCGACCAGGAGCTGCTCCACGAGGACCTCCTCAGCCACCTCGACGGCTTTCCGCCCAACGGCCACCCCATGGCCATCCTTTCGGCCATGATCAACGCCATGGGCAGCTACTACCCCGAGCTCTACGACATCACCTCCCAGGACGACTTCCGGCTGGCCGCGGCCAAGATCATGAGCAAGGTGCGCACCATCGCCGCCTTCAGCTTCCGCAAGTCCCAGGGCCTGCCGCTCAACTACCCCAACCCCAACCTGGACTACTGCCGCAACTTCCTGCACATGATGTTCTCGGTGCCTTTCTGGACCTACGAGGCGCCGGACCCGGTGGTGCGGGCCTTGAGCATCTTCATGATCTGCCACGCCGACCAGGCGCTCGACACCTCCTGCGCCACGGTGCGCATGGTGGGCTCGAGCCAGGCCAACCTGTTCGCCTCGGTCTCCTCGGGCATCTGCGCCCTGTGGGGCCGCCACCACGGCGGGGCCAGCTCGGCGGCCATCCGCATGTTCGAGGACGTGGAGGCCGGCCGCACCACGGTTTCCCGCATCATCGAAGCGGCCAAATCCCGCACCGGCCGGCTCATGGGCTTCGGCCAGCGGGTCTTCCACGTCGAGGACCCCCGGGCCCGCATCATCAAGGCCACCTACGAAAAGCTCATCGCCACCGGCTACGCCAAGCGCGACGCCTTCCACGACATCGCCCAGGAGATCGAGCAGCGCGCCGGGGCCGACGACTATTTCGCCTCGCGCCAGCTGCTGCCCAACACCAACTTCTATTCGAGCCTGTTGCTGCGCGCCATCAACTTCCCGCCCAACATGTTCCCGGTCATCACGGCCATGGGCAACATGCCCGGCTGGATCGCCCACTGGAAGGAGGAAGTCAGTTCCCCGGACCAGCGCATCCACAGGCCGCGACAGATCTACACGGGCCGCAAACGCCATGCCTATACGCCCATGGAAAAGCGCCTTGCGCGCCCCTAG
- a CDS encoding mechanosensitive ion channel domain-containing protein has protein sequence MRAPSVPAAMYRFLLALLAGAWLCLAAPALAADPDAPAKPADGKPAVAAPAPDKPKPAPDKPAEAKPAADRPAAPEAEQPKDWQVLLSIHQESLVQQAARFKSMEGLLPKNVRRFRSDLSNLEGKLDELNLILSLSGGNPWEMRAVLSDMGRLRRAADSLMAPFADSREELEKIAAKLASLKEDFTKRLDDDLEAPIAEAINYYLRYIKGVAASLGSVRAALDKELGPAKDFLDALSASEEALKKRIPLAWKQYYFTPTSELFSVKAWSALPNQAQLWLHSNGSMAASVIQGTDRQRALSSCVRLGVGLLLLAVADAVAMLRLRKRVTDRALLGRLRRVWWLAGLSLAAHWVSGDAPLLMQEILNALSEILLAAALASFSWALARPEGQRRGPANPLRPLWLLFSLGLLLQIADLPEPAMASAWIALLAGFLALSRRGAARGAGPVAFLAGRAGTPLAVGLCLVAALGWQHLSFLILTGWFLVLAALQTGLGLSRRLAAWQEAHAGDDGASFARRALVDSLGYPLLYLSLFFLVLYWLSAELGGQDMFVEAVSFTVTLGGLNLTLGRLALILTGFFATRSLLFFVRSFLRGLPQRSPGIDPGVCDVLETTSLYLLWGIYTLISLFLLGFSFTSLAVVAGGLSVGIGFGLQNIVNNFIAGLILLFGRSIQAGDTIQIDATWGKVAKVNIRNTVVRTFQNATLFVPNSDLISGKLINWTHRDPTMRRDITVGVAYGTNTDTVRDILIEVAKAQPHVLRNPEPVVQFSAFGDSSLDFLLMVWVDNVAYGASTESDIRFAINRRFREQGIEIPFPQREVRIVAGADTPAAMVAAAAAGADD, from the coding sequence TTGCGCGCCCCTAGCGTTCCAGCCGCCATGTACCGTTTCCTCCTGGCCCTTCTCGCCGGGGCGTGGCTTTGCCTGGCCGCCCCGGCCCTCGCCGCCGACCCCGACGCCCCGGCCAAGCCGGCCGACGGCAAGCCGGCCGTCGCCGCCCCGGCCCCGGACAAGCCCAAGCCCGCCCCCGACAAACCGGCCGAGGCCAAACCGGCCGCGGACAGGCCGGCCGCGCCCGAGGCCGAACAGCCCAAGGACTGGCAGGTGTTGCTGTCCATCCACCAGGAATCCCTGGTGCAGCAGGCCGCCCGCTTCAAGTCCATGGAAGGGCTGTTGCCCAAAAACGTGCGCCGCTTCCGCTCGGATCTGTCCAACCTGGAAGGCAAGCTCGACGAGCTCAACCTGATCTTAAGCCTTTCGGGCGGCAACCCCTGGGAGATGCGGGCCGTTTTAAGCGACATGGGCCGGCTGCGCCGGGCGGCCGACAGCCTCATGGCCCCCTTCGCGGACAGCCGCGAGGAGCTCGAAAAAATCGCCGCCAAGCTGGCCTCCCTCAAGGAAGATTTCACCAAGCGCCTCGACGACGACCTCGAGGCGCCCATCGCCGAGGCCATCAACTACTACCTGCGCTACATCAAGGGCGTGGCCGCGAGCCTCGGCTCGGTGCGCGCCGCCCTGGACAAGGAGCTCGGCCCGGCCAAGGATTTCCTGGACGCCCTGTCGGCCAGCGAGGAGGCGCTGAAAAAACGCATTCCCCTGGCCTGGAAGCAGTACTATTTCACGCCGACAAGCGAGCTTTTCTCGGTCAAGGCCTGGTCGGCCCTGCCCAACCAGGCCCAGTTGTGGCTGCATTCCAACGGCTCCATGGCCGCCTCGGTCATCCAGGGCACGGACAGGCAGCGCGCCCTGTCCTCGTGCGTGCGCCTGGGCGTGGGCCTGTTGCTGCTCGCCGTGGCCGACGCCGTGGCCATGCTGCGCCTGCGAAAGCGCGTGACCGACCGGGCGCTGCTGGGCCGGCTGCGCCGGGTGTGGTGGCTGGCCGGCCTGAGCCTGGCCGCGCACTGGGTGTCGGGCGACGCGCCGCTGCTTATGCAGGAGATATTAAACGCCCTCTCGGAGATCCTGCTGGCCGCCGCCCTGGCCAGCTTTTCCTGGGCGCTGGCCCGGCCGGAGGGCCAGCGCCGGGGGCCGGCCAACCCCTTGCGCCCGTTGTGGCTGCTTTTTTCCCTGGGGCTGCTGCTCCAGATCGCCGACCTGCCGGAACCGGCCATGGCTTCGGCCTGGATCGCGCTGCTCGCGGGGTTCCTCGCCCTGTCGCGGCGGGGCGCGGCCAGGGGGGCCGGGCCAGTGGCCTTCCTGGCCGGCCGGGCCGGCACGCCTCTGGCCGTCGGCCTGTGCCTGGTGGCGGCGCTGGGTTGGCAGCACCTGTCGTTTTTAATTCTCACCGGCTGGTTCCTGGTCCTGGCCGCCCTGCAGACGGGCCTGGGCCTGTCCCGGCGCCTGGCCGCCTGGCAGGAGGCCCACGCCGGCGACGACGGCGCCTCCTTCGCCCGGCGGGCCCTGGTGGACAGCCTGGGCTATCCGCTGCTGTACCTGTCGCTGTTCTTCCTGGTCCTGTACTGGCTGTCCGCGGAACTCGGCGGCCAGGACATGTTCGTCGAGGCCGTGTCGTTCACCGTGACCCTGGGGGGGTTAAACCTCACCCTGGGCCGGCTGGCGCTGATCCTCACGGGCTTTTTCGCCACCCGGTCGCTGCTTTTTTTCGTGCGCTCCTTCCTGCGCGGCCTGCCCCAGCGATCGCCGGGCATCGACCCGGGCGTGTGCGACGTGCTGGAGACGACCTCGCTGTATCTGCTGTGGGGCATCTACACCCTGATCTCGCTGTTTTTGCTGGGCTTTTCCTTCACGAGCCTGGCGGTGGTCGCCGGCGGCCTGTCGGTGGGCATCGGGTTCGGCCTGCAAAACATCGTCAACAACTTCATCGCCGGCCTGATCCTGCTGTTCGGCCGCTCCATCCAGGCCGGGGACACCATCCAGATCGACGCGACCTGGGGCAAGGTGGCCAAGGTCAACATCCGCAACACGGTGGTGCGCACCTTCCAGAACGCCACGCTGTTCGTGCCCAACTCCGACCTCATTTCCGGCAAGCTCATCAACTGGACCCACCGCGACCCGACCATGCGCCGCGACATCACCGTGGGCGTGGCCTACGGCACGAACACGGACACGGTCCGCGACATCCTCATCGAGGTAGCCAAGGCCCAGCCCCACGTGCTGCGAAACCCCGAGCCCGTGGTCCAGTTCTCGGCCTTCGGCGACAGCTCGCTGGATTTCCTGCTCATGGTCTGGGTGGACAACGTGGCCTACGGCGCGAGCACCGAATCCGACATCCGCTTCGCCATCAACCGCCGCTTTCGCGAGCAAGGCATCGAGATTCCCTTTCCGCAGCGGGAAGTGCGCATCGTGGCCGGCGCGGACACGCCCGCGGCCATGGTGGCCGCCGCGGCGGCGGGAGCCGACGATTAG
- a CDS encoding polymer-forming cytoskeletal protein: MFGRNARKKPRHDAITAFLGAGTQYHGQFHFQGVARIDGGVIGDIVSDGVLVLGEEGSVEGRIRVAELVASGRIVGDVEASRRVTFHARSNLRGNLLAPAMVIEDGAIINGLVRMGTPEETGRIAAQPPRALAEAAAEKPTEEDAI; the protein is encoded by the coding sequence ATGTTCGGACGCAACGCCCGCAAGAAACCCCGCCACGACGCCATCACCGCCTTTCTGGGCGCCGGCACGCAGTACCACGGCCAGTTCCATTTCCAGGGCGTGGCCCGCATCGACGGCGGCGTCATCGGCGACATCGTATCCGACGGCGTGCTGGTGCTCGGCGAGGAAGGCTCTGTCGAGGGCCGCATCCGCGTGGCCGAGCTGGTGGCCAGCGGCCGCATCGTCGGCGACGTGGAGGCCAGCCGGCGCGTGACCTTCCACGCCCGCTCCAACCTGCGCGGCAACCTGCTCGCCCCGGCCATGGTCATCGAGGACGGGGCCATCATCAACGGCCTGGTGCGCATGGGCACCCCGGAAGAAACCGGGCGGATCGCGGCCCAGCCCCCCCGAGCCCTGGCCGAGGCGGCCGCCGAAAAACCGACCGAGGAAGACGCCATTTAG
- a CDS encoding family 16 glycoside hydrolase — MSSIRTQEPRLRQTTARFRTVLEAWKQVACGGMLLFAFIAFYGFASSGVASGQTPRRHSIMHPSPDKLRDWNETYRNAPWTYLNPSIKARRGALSLMAYSPWNAGNLAQREQQNCGDCWVWAGTGLAEIALRVQNNVTQRLSVQLFNSCWLDGGSVAACCGGFLHVFAHYYNTTNKYMVSWDTANGWFLDGTIQEDGDCGKTNATCATIGTSPQYIVDAASVSKVPTTESGMTQAQAIANMKNVLNQNKAIDYTMSLPTGADWDAFYDFWYNSAETVLFDPSQYSGQTWNNDTGGAHDEMIVGYNDDDPDNSYWIVQNSWGTSTNRPNGVWYLNMNTNYAGYYVDSDTAQQPLQQFTTLDITFSLPAATGTLAVAIQPPGAVTAGAQWQVDGGSWQNSGASIAGLSTGTHTVAFLPITGFTAPANQTVTVAQGLTQAVTGSYAAEANGGANLLPLGLPAVASGSAFNGGFQNQFTTTLGNWAANGLATWTVANGMASVTGTSSGNSFNLTYGQGTFSNFDYSVSMRRLNDDFSDSNALYFRGVSAPQTATGQWAAGYRFAFANNRKFSISTSASGGAWTTLVGWTESTAIIPLDWNVLRVVASGSSLEFFINGTSVYTTTNTQFASGQVGIEMYDGSGGTLDVDTALLSTVIP, encoded by the coding sequence ATGAGCAGTATCCGTACGCAAGAACCAAGGCTGCGCCAAACGACCGCGAGATTTCGGACTGTCCTGGAAGCCTGGAAACAGGTGGCCTGTGGGGGAATGCTGCTTTTCGCCTTCATTGCCTTTTACGGTTTTGCCTCGTCCGGGGTGGCCTCCGGCCAGACGCCCAGGCGTCACTCGATCATGCACCCCAGTCCGGACAAGCTTCGCGACTGGAATGAAACCTACAGGAACGCCCCGTGGACCTATCTGAATCCGTCGATCAAGGCGCGTCGCGGCGCGCTGTCGCTGATGGCCTATTCACCCTGGAATGCCGGCAATCTCGCCCAGCGGGAACAGCAAAACTGCGGCGATTGCTGGGTCTGGGCCGGCACCGGCCTGGCCGAGATCGCGCTGCGCGTGCAAAATAACGTCACCCAGCGGCTGTCCGTGCAGCTTTTCAACTCCTGCTGGCTGGATGGCGGCAGTGTGGCGGCCTGTTGCGGCGGTTTCCTCCATGTATTCGCCCATTATTACAATACGACCAACAAGTATATGGTGTCCTGGGATACGGCCAACGGCTGGTTTCTCGACGGGACGATCCAGGAAGACGGCGATTGCGGCAAGACAAACGCCACCTGCGCCACCATCGGAACCTCGCCGCAGTACATCGTCGACGCGGCCTCGGTCTCCAAGGTGCCGACCACCGAGAGCGGCATGACCCAAGCACAAGCCATCGCCAATATGAAAAACGTGCTGAACCAGAACAAGGCCATCGACTACACCATGTCCCTGCCGACCGGGGCGGATTGGGACGCCTTCTACGATTTTTGGTACAATAGCGCGGAAACGGTCCTCTTCGATCCAAGCCAGTACAGCGGCCAGACTTGGAACAACGATACCGGCGGCGCTCATGACGAGATGATCGTTGGCTATAACGACGACGACCCCGACAACAGCTATTGGATCGTCCAGAACAGCTGGGGGACGTCCACCAATCGCCCCAACGGCGTCTGGTATCTGAACATGAATACCAATTACGCCGGATATTATGTCGATTCGGACACCGCGCAACAACCCCTGCAACAGTTCACCACCCTGGACATCACCTTCAGCCTGCCCGCGGCCACCGGTACCCTCGCCGTGGCCATCCAGCCGCCGGGCGCGGTCACGGCCGGCGCCCAGTGGCAGGTGGACGGCGGTTCCTGGCAAAACAGCGGTGCCAGTATTGCCGGTTTGTCCACCGGAACGCACACGGTGGCGTTTTTGCCCATCACCGGCTTCACCGCGCCGGCCAACCAGACCGTGACCGTCGCCCAGGGCCTGACCCAGGCCGTGACGGGCTCGTATGCGGCCGAAGCCAACGGCGGCGCGAACCTGCTGCCCCTGGGCCTGCCGGCGGTCGCCAGCGGCAGCGCCTTCAACGGCGGCTTCCAGAACCAGTTCACGACGACGCTCGGCAATTGGGCCGCCAACGGGCTGGCCACCTGGACCGTGGCCAACGGCATGGCCAGCGTCACGGGCACGTCCTCCGGCAACTCCTTCAATTTGACGTATGGCCAGGGCACGTTTTCCAATTTCGACTACAGCGTCTCGATGCGCCGGCTCAATGACGATTTCAGCGATAGCAATGCCCTCTATTTTCGCGGCGTTTCCGCGCCGCAAACCGCCACCGGCCAATGGGCTGCCGGTTATCGCTTCGCTTTTGCCAACAATCGCAAATTCTCCATCAGCACGAGCGCCTCGGGCGGTGCCTGGACCACCCTCGTGGGCTGGACGGAGAGCACGGCCATCATCCCCCTGGACTGGAACGTCCTGCGGGTGGTCGCCTCGGGCTCGTCCCTGGAATTTTTCATCAACGGCACGTCGGTCTATACCACCACCAATACCCAGTTCGCCTCGGGCCAGGTCGGCATCGAAATGTATGACGGAAGCGGCGGGACCTTGGACGTTGACACCGCGCTTTTGAGTACGGTCATCCCCTAG